A region from the Triticum aestivum cultivar Chinese Spring chromosome 3D, IWGSC CS RefSeq v2.1, whole genome shotgun sequence genome encodes:
- the LOC123079113 gene encoding uncharacterized protein yields MEISFEAWEGVQRHGQDIADRLAQGFTGLLQAPPQFPWPPVSHKLMPFEIDLPVVPFGAARGAAAAGGKDFFPTAAVASVIDIGGRLGQAGVEIGTSVGGAVQHAVRQLPVPFRGAQIRRRKLQPRPPSAEGAVGLSSERAVDRCPLEAAAAAAAAATGSAAASTVSGVRGGDDLDEDDDGYGCEIGTLGNFKKSKGTVNMSATYSTRNNDIESSVVARGDLWRLEASRSGSTSGNDTSPLYLVQLGPLLFVRDSTLLLPVHLSKQHLLWYGYDRKNGVHSLCPAIWSKQRRWLMMSMMCLNPVACSFMDLQFPNGQVTYVAGEGITASGFVPLFGGLLQAHGKFPGETRMSFSCKNKRGTRFTPMFQWPDKSLSLGVTQALAYKRSGLMVRPSIQVSVCPTFGGSDPGVRAEVIHSLKEELNVMCGLSCSRNPSAFTALSIGRSKWNGQVGSSGVVVTLETPLNNIGRPSLSVQLNGGFEI; encoded by the exons ATGGAGATCTCCTTCGAGGCGTGGGAGGGGGTGCAGCGGCACGGCCAGGACATCGCCGACCGCCTCGCGCAGGGCTTCACGGGCCTGCTGCAGGCGCCGCCGCAGTTCCCGTGGCCGCCCGTCTCGCACAAGCTCATGCCCTTCGAGATCGACCTCCCCGTCGTGCCCTTCGGCGCCGCGCGgggggccgccgccgccggcgggaaggacttcttccccaccgccgccgtcgcctccgtcaTCGACATCGGCGGCAGGCTCGGCCAGGCCGGCGTCGAGATCGGCACGTCCGTCGGCGGGGCCGTGCAGCACGCCGTGCGCCAGCTGCCCGTGCCCTTCCGGGgcgcccagatccgccgccgcaagCTGCAGCCGCGGCCCCCTTCTGCGGAGGGGGCCGTCGGCCTCTCCTCCGAGAGGGCCGTCGATAGATGCCCTCTCGAGGCGGCTGCCGCCGCTGCGGCCGCGGCGACTGGAAGCGCTGCCGCGTCGACTGTCAGTGGTGTTAGAGGCGGGGACGACCTTGATGAAGACGATGACGGATATGGCTGCGAAATCGGAACCCTCGGAAACTTTAAGAAGTCCAAG GGTACCGTAAATATGTCAGCGACATACAGCACCAGAAACAATGATATTGAGAGTTCTGTTGTTGCTCGTGGAGACCTGTGGAGGCTAGAGGCATCACGCAGCGGTTCAACTTCTGGAAACGATACTTCGCCCCTTTACCTTGTTCAGTTGGGGCCTTTGCTATTTGTTCGTGACTCAACACTCCTATTGCCTGTTCATCTGTCAAAGCAACATCTGCTGTGGTATGGCTATGATCGCAAG AATGGAGTGCATTCCCTCTGCCCAGCTATTTGGTCGAAACAGAGAAGATGGCTGATGATGTCGATGATGTGTCTTAACCCAGTAGCTTGT TCCTTTATGGATCTACAGTTCCCTAATGGGCAAGTAACGTACGTTGCTGGAGAAGGGATAACAGCGAGTGGTTTTGTTCCGTTGTTTGGTGGGTTGCTTCAAGCTCACGGGAAATTCCCAGGAGAAACAAGAATGAGCTTCTCTTGCAAG AACAAGCGAGGAACAAGGTTCACTCCTATGTTTCAATGGCCTGACAAATCTCTTTCACTTGGAGTTACTCAAGCCTTGGCATATAAGAGATCTGGTCTTATGGTGAGGCCCAGCATACAAGTCAG TGTATGCCCTACATTTGGAGGAAGTGATCCTGGGGTACGTGCAGAGGTCATCCATTCATTAAAGGAGGAACTAAATGTTATGTGTGGTTTATCCTGCTCAAGAAATCCGTCAGCTTTTACTGCTCTTTCT ATTGGGCGGTCAAAGTGGAATGGTCAAGTGGGCAGTTCTGGAGTAGTAGTCACGTTGGAAACACCTCTAAATAACATTGGAAGGCCATCTTTATCTGTGCAATTAAATGGCGGTTTCGAGATTTGA